One region of Candidatus Poribacteria bacterium genomic DNA includes:
- a CDS encoding efflux RND transporter permease subunit encodes MWSKITEISLKNRLLTLTCMVAVVIIGFRMFQSAPIDVYPDINPPRITILTEAHGWSPEEMETLVTLPIESSMNGAPYVTRVRSSSAIGLSLVFVEFEWGMDVFLARQMVSERLQLIAPNLQEGVDAPIILPTSSLLGEIIEYALVAETGEFDEMEMRDLADWVIRYQLQSQGGIANVINIGGYVKQFQVFVDPERLISYNLSLEDVASSLEKSNENSAGGFLIKDARELMIRGLGRISSVSDIENVVVNVQKHGRPILVKDVASVKIGSLPEIRRGAGSHNGKETVLGKVVKQPGINTIELSDKVVSTLESLEKSMPKGVNIKVEYAQADLIRRAVDTVKEALRDGAILVVIVLAIFLFNIRTALITLTAIPLSLIIAVIALLSQGDTLNIMTLAGLAIAVGMVVDDAIVYVENIFRRLQEYFRLRWTGEEPEETPSEVVARASEEIRSSIVFATLIIILVFVPLFSLSGMEGRMFRPLGWAVVISMAASLLVALTVVPVLSDLLLTRFRRGRPSEGPESVPPPAKESPVVVWIKHVYRHILVWVMQLRWAIVVVALLLVVLTVAAIPRLGREFLPVMDEATFIISVFSPPGTSLGESTRIGREMETRLLTIPEVTSVSSRTGRAAADEHAHDVNTHEILVNFIPPDEREKTRAELLSEVRELLSPENFPGVLVSVGQPIQHRLDHLLSGVNAQVALKLFGTDLDMLRAKAEEIRAVMSRIDGVADLQVEQQVQVEQLQIKVKRLEAARYGLRVEDVTHFTETALKGESVSQVIQGQRQYTLLIRVDPTLVNTAEAVESLKIRTPSGAFVPLKQVADVGFGYGPNTINRENVSRRIVIQCNVQNRDLGNFIAEVQREIDERVELPEAYFLSYGGQFESQQAAQRKIMIQTGFVLIGICVLLFLAMGSFRLSLLVMLNLPLALIGGVISIFLTGGVLSIPSMVGFILLFGIAVRNGIILVTHINTLRSEGMSLYDAVMKGAEERISPVLMTALTTGLGMLPLALAHGSGAELQKPLAIVISGGMITATILTLIVLPVLYYIVELNWLASFERKTGS; translated from the coding sequence ATGTGGTCGAAAATTACCGAGATTTCTCTCAAAAATAGACTCCTAACGCTTACTTGTATGGTTGCAGTCGTCATCATCGGATTTCGGATGTTTCAATCAGCACCGATTGATGTTTATCCTGACATCAATCCGCCTCGCATTACTATACTCACTGAGGCACACGGGTGGTCTCCTGAAGAGATGGAGACCTTGGTTACGTTGCCTATTGAAAGTTCGATGAACGGTGCGCCTTATGTTACACGGGTCCGGTCTTCCTCCGCGATTGGTTTGTCCCTTGTGTTTGTTGAATTTGAGTGGGGAATGGATGTGTTTCTCGCGCGACAGATGGTCTCTGAGCGACTTCAACTGATCGCACCGAATTTGCAGGAGGGCGTTGATGCCCCAATTATCTTGCCGACTTCCTCCCTCTTGGGCGAGATTATCGAATACGCGCTCGTCGCTGAAACGGGAGAATTTGATGAGATGGAAATGCGAGACCTCGCAGATTGGGTGATTCGCTACCAACTGCAATCTCAGGGTGGCATTGCCAATGTGATTAACATCGGTGGCTACGTGAAGCAATTCCAAGTTTTCGTCGATCCTGAGCGGTTGATAAGTTATAACCTTTCACTTGAGGACGTTGCTTCTTCGCTTGAGAAGAGCAACGAAAACTCAGCAGGCGGTTTCCTCATCAAAGATGCTCGCGAGTTGATGATTCGGGGATTAGGGCGGATTTCTTCGGTTTCTGACATCGAAAACGTCGTTGTTAATGTGCAAAAACATGGCAGACCGATTCTTGTTAAGGATGTTGCCTCGGTGAAAATCGGATCGCTTCCAGAAATTCGACGCGGTGCGGGAAGCCACAATGGAAAAGAAACTGTCTTGGGCAAGGTCGTCAAGCAACCCGGTATTAACACGATAGAGCTGAGCGACAAAGTGGTTTCCACCTTGGAATCCTTGGAGAAATCCATGCCTAAGGGTGTAAATATTAAGGTTGAATATGCCCAAGCTGACCTAATTCGGCGTGCTGTTGACACCGTTAAAGAAGCTCTACGCGATGGCGCGATTCTGGTCGTAATTGTTCTGGCTATTTTTCTCTTCAACATTCGGACCGCCCTGATTACTTTGACTGCGATCCCGCTGTCTTTGATTATAGCCGTTATCGCGCTTCTTTCTCAGGGCGACACGCTTAACATTATGACGCTCGCGGGTTTGGCGATTGCGGTTGGAATGGTCGTTGACGACGCGATTGTTTACGTCGAAAACATATTCCGGCGATTACAAGAATATTTTCGTCTGCGTTGGACGGGCGAGGAACCTGAAGAAACACCCTCAGAGGTTGTAGCACGAGCGAGTGAGGAAATCCGATCCTCAATTGTCTTTGCGACCTTGATTATCATCCTCGTTTTTGTGCCCCTGTTCAGCCTCAGTGGTATGGAGGGCAGAATGTTTCGTCCGCTTGGCTGGGCTGTTGTTATTTCGATGGCAGCATCGCTACTCGTTGCGCTCACAGTCGTTCCGGTGTTAAGTGACTTGCTATTGACGCGTTTCCGAAGAGGACGTCCATCAGAAGGTCCTGAGTCGGTCCCTCCTCCGGCAAAAGAGAGTCCGGTGGTTGTGTGGATTAAACATGTTTATCGTCACATACTTGTCTGGGTTATGCAATTGCGTTGGGCGATTGTAGTGGTGGCACTGCTACTGGTGGTCTTGACTGTGGCAGCGATACCTCGCCTGGGACGCGAATTCCTACCTGTGATGGATGAAGCTACGTTTATTATCAGTGTCTTCTCACCACCAGGTACCTCGTTAGGAGAATCAACGCGTATCGGTAGAGAGATGGAAACACGACTCCTGACGATTCCAGAAGTAACGAGCGTGAGTAGCCGCACCGGGCGCGCTGCGGCGGACGAGCATGCCCACGACGTAAACACACATGAGATCCTTGTGAACTTTATCCCTCCCGATGAACGAGAGAAAACGCGAGCAGAACTTCTTTCAGAAGTCCGTGAGTTGCTGTCTCCTGAAAACTTTCCGGGTGTATTGGTATCTGTCGGTCAACCGATTCAGCATCGCCTCGACCACCTTTTGTCAGGGGTTAATGCGCAGGTAGCACTGAAATTGTTCGGGACGGATCTCGACATGCTCCGGGCAAAGGCGGAGGAAATTCGGGCGGTCATGTCGAGAATCGACGGTGTAGCGGACTTACAGGTGGAACAGCAGGTGCAGGTGGAGCAGCTTCAGATTAAGGTAAAACGACTTGAAGCAGCACGCTACGGCTTGCGGGTCGAAGATGTGACGCATTTTACAGAAACCGCACTCAAAGGGGAGTCGGTGAGTCAGGTTATCCAAGGCCAACGCCAATATACGCTCTTGATTCGAGTCGATCCGACGCTCGTCAACACAGCCGAAGCCGTCGAAAGCCTAAAAATCCGAACGCCATCAGGCGCGTTCGTCCCACTAAAACAGGTCGCCGATGTTGGTTTTGGTTATGGACCGAACACTATCAATCGCGAGAACGTTTCTCGGCGTATCGTCATCCAGTGTAACGTCCAAAATCGGGATCTCGGCAACTTTATTGCAGAAGTTCAGCGGGAAATCGACGAACGGGTCGAATTGCCTGAAGCGTATTTCCTGTCCTACGGCGGGCAGTTTGAAAGTCAACAGGCGGCACAAAGAAAAATTATGATTCAGACAGGTTTTGTCCTCATTGGTATCTGTGTTCTGTTGTTTTTGGCGATGGGTTCATTTCGGCTTTCGTTGTTAGTGATGCTGAATCTGCCGTTGGCGTTAATCGGGGGTGTTATCAGTATTTTTCTCACAGGCGGAGTGTTGAGTATTCCGTCGATGGTCGGCTTCATTTTGCTATTCGGTATTGCTGTGCGAAATGGAATTATTTTGGTGACACACATCAATACGCTGCGTTCAGAAGGTATGTCGCTCTATGATGCGGTGATGAAGGGTGCCGAGGAGCGCATCAGTCCGGTGTTAATGACGGCACTAACGACAGGATTGGGGATGCTGCCGCTTGCGCTTGCGCACGGCTCCGGGGCAGAACTCCAGAAACCGCTCGCAATCGTCATCAGTGGCGGGATGATAACCGCGACGATCTTGACGCTTATTGTCTTACCAGTGTTATATTACATTGTCGAATTAAACTGGTTAGCGAGTTTTGAACGTAAAACCGGTTCCTAA
- a CDS encoding threonine synthase, which produces MKTRSHLTEPAGKLEFLECSKCRETYDHLIPQNVCTTCGKPLLARYALEQVAETWTRDTLQSRPASLWRYLELLPISNSADIVTLGETMTPLVHTKKLGEVFGLTEVWVKDESRLPTGSFKARGLAMAVSKAKALGLTQLAIPSAGNAATALSVYAAAAGISAHIFMPQDTPPFNKETCQLAGANVTLIDGLITDAGKIVAERKEQEGWFDVSTLKEPYRVEGKKTMGFELAEQCGWELPEVIIYPTGGGTGIVGMWKAFAELEAIGWIGKKRPRLISVQSAGCAPIVKAWEEGATEATPWRDAHTVASGLRVPQAIGDFLILEAIRKSNGAAIAVTDDAIRKAMQLLPTTEGLLTCPEGAATVAALKQLVANGMIKDTARVVLFNTGGYQS; this is translated from the coding sequence ATGAAAACTCGATCCCACCTCACCGAACCGGCTGGAAAATTAGAGTTCCTTGAATGTAGTAAGTGTCGTGAAACTTATGACCACCTGATACCACAAAACGTCTGTACCACCTGTGGAAAACCGTTACTTGCCCGCTATGCACTCGAACAGGTCGCGGAAACATGGACACGCGACACGCTCCAGTCGAGACCTGCTTCGCTCTGGCGTTATTTGGAACTCCTACCCATATCCAATTCTGCAGACATCGTGACGCTTGGGGAAACGATGACCCCCCTCGTCCATACAAAGAAATTAGGTGAAGTGTTTGGACTTACAGAGGTCTGGGTGAAGGACGAATCCCGATTACCCACTGGAAGTTTCAAGGCGCGCGGTTTGGCAATGGCAGTCTCGAAAGCAAAGGCACTCGGATTAACGCAATTGGCGATTCCTTCCGCTGGTAATGCTGCGACTGCCCTCTCAGTTTACGCCGCTGCCGCAGGTATATCGGCACATATCTTTATGCCACAAGATACCCCTCCTTTCAACAAGGAGACGTGTCAACTCGCGGGTGCAAACGTCACACTCATTGACGGTCTAATTACGGATGCAGGCAAAATTGTCGCAGAACGGAAGGAACAGGAAGGATGGTTTGACGTGTCAACACTCAAGGAACCGTATCGCGTGGAAGGCAAAAAAACGATGGGGTTTGAGCTGGCAGAGCAGTGTGGATGGGAACTCCCGGAGGTTATCATCTATCCTACCGGCGGTGGCACGGGTATTGTGGGGATGTGGAAAGCCTTTGCAGAATTAGAAGCGATCGGTTGGATCGGTAAGAAAAGACCGCGGCTCATCTCAGTACAGTCGGCAGGATGTGCACCGATTGTCAAAGCATGGGAAGAAGGGGCTACGGAAGCAACACCGTGGCGTGATGCACATACCGTTGCAAGTGGCTTGCGGGTTCCACAAGCAATCGGCGATTTCCTCATTTTAGAGGCGATTCGTAAAAGCAACGGTGCCGCGATTGCCGTCACAGATGATGCTATCCGTAAAGCAATGCAGCTGCTCCCGACAACTGAAGGACTTTTGACATGTCCTGAAGGAGCCGCAACTGTCGCGGCACTCAAACAACTCGTCGCAAATGGAATGATCAAAGACACGGCGCGCGTTGTGCTTTTTAATACAGGCGGTTACCAGTCATAA